From Sporosarcina sp. FSL W7-1349, a single genomic window includes:
- the rplI gene encoding 50S ribosomal protein L9 → MKVIFLKDVKGTAKKGEIKEVSPGYAQNFLFKNNVAVEATPGNLSKLEGQKKRAAQDAAEELKEAQALKEKLDNITVEMKAKSGEGGRLFGSITTKQIAEALNKSEGIKVDRRKMELPDAIRALGYTNVPVKLHPEVTATLKVHVTEE, encoded by the coding sequence ATGAAAGTGATTTTCTTGAAGGACGTAAAAGGGACAGCGAAGAAGGGCGAAATCAAGGAAGTGTCTCCTGGATACGCACAGAACTTCCTGTTTAAAAATAATGTGGCTGTTGAAGCAACGCCAGGAAACTTAAGCAAATTGGAAGGCCAGAAAAAGCGTGCCGCCCAAGATGCTGCTGAAGAGTTGAAAGAAGCCCAAGCCTTAAAAGAGAAGCTGGACAATATCACCGTCGAGATGAAGGCGAAATCGGGAGAAGGCGGACGCCTCTTCGGATCGATTACAACGAAGCAGATTGCGGAAGCTCTAAATAAAAGCGAAGGCATCAAAGTGGACCGTCGGAAAATGGAATTGCCGGATGCCATCCGTGCGCTTGGTTACACGAATGTCCCGGTGAAACTGCATCCAGAAGTGACGGCAACTTTGAAAGTCCATGTAACCGAAGAATGA
- the rpsR gene encoding 30S ribosomal protein S18 — protein MAPRRGGKRRRKVCYFTSNNITHIDYKDTDLLKKFVSERGKILPRRVTGTSAKYQRKLTTAIKRARIMALLPFVAEDK, from the coding sequence ATGGCACCACGTCGTGGAGGCAAAAGACGCCGTAAAGTTTGTTATTTTACATCTAACAACATTACACACATTGATTATAAAGATACTGACCTACTCAAGAAATTCGTTTCTGAGCGTGGAAAAATCTTACCTCGCCGTGTGACAGGAACAAGCGCGAAGTACCAACGTAAGTTGACAACTGCAATCAAACGCGCACGTATCATGGCACTTCTTCCTTTCGTAGCGGAAGATAAATAA
- a CDS encoding DUF554 domain-containing protein → MVLFGTLVNFFLILIGALIGRFLHNIPEKMRETVMYGIGLAVVAIGLQMTFESTQVLIVIISIVVGAVLGEWLDLDKKVNELGEWIESKMPASDTKGLGIAQGFVTATLIFVVGSMAIIGAIDSGLRNDHDVLVMKGIIDGFTSIILSSTLGIGVAFAAIPVLVYQGVITLFSTQIGRIVPDELLQFFISEMTATGGLMIAAIGLNLLGLTKIRVANLIPGIFVVGIIVTIVFLF, encoded by the coding sequence ATGGTGCTGTTTGGAACGTTAGTCAACTTCTTTTTAATTCTGATCGGGGCATTGATCGGAAGGTTTCTACATAATATCCCCGAAAAGATGAGAGAAACGGTTATGTATGGAATCGGACTAGCTGTCGTGGCGATTGGATTACAGATGACTTTTGAAAGTACGCAAGTATTAATTGTCATCATTTCCATAGTCGTAGGAGCGGTTCTAGGGGAATGGCTTGATTTGGACAAGAAGGTAAATGAACTGGGCGAATGGATTGAATCTAAAATGCCAGCATCGGATACGAAAGGGCTGGGAATTGCACAGGGCTTTGTGACAGCCACTCTCATTTTCGTTGTCGGATCGATGGCCATTATCGGGGCAATCGATAGCGGTCTCCGCAATGATCATGATGTCCTCGTCATGAAAGGGATTATTGACGGATTCACTTCGATTATCCTCAGTTCGACTTTAGGCATCGGTGTTGCATTTGCAGCGATACCTGTATTAGTATACCAAGGAGTCATCACGTTGTTTTCAACACAAATAGGTCGCATCGTACCAGACGAGCTGTTGCAGTTTTTTATATCTGAAATGACAGCGACGGGGGGACTGATGATTGCAGCCATCGGATTGAACTTGCTTGGGTTAACAAAAATTCGGGTCGCCAATCTAATCCCAGGAATCTTCGTAGTCGGGATTATCGTGACGATTGTCTTTTTGTTTTGA
- the ssb gene encoding single-stranded DNA-binding protein translates to MINRVVLVGRLTKDPELRYTQTGIAVVRFTLAVNRAFQNQSGEREADFINCVAWRKQAENIANFLKKGSLVGVDGRIQTGSFEGQDGKRVYTTEVVADSTQFLEPRNASANTERAGSYQQGAPSYGGQPQNNQPYYQPNQPQHQPSQQNYTRTDDDPFSTGGPIEVSDDDLPF, encoded by the coding sequence TTGATTAACCGAGTTGTTTTAGTAGGAAGGTTGACCAAAGATCCGGAACTCCGTTATACGCAGACAGGCATTGCCGTTGTCCGCTTCACATTGGCGGTCAATCGGGCTTTCCAGAACCAGTCAGGTGAACGGGAAGCGGATTTCATCAATTGCGTCGCATGGCGGAAACAGGCCGAGAACATCGCGAACTTTTTAAAAAAAGGCAGTCTTGTCGGAGTGGATGGCCGTATTCAGACGGGCAGCTTCGAAGGACAAGATGGCAAGCGCGTGTACACAACAGAGGTCGTTGCCGACAGCACGCAATTCTTGGAACCGCGCAATGCCAGTGCGAACACGGAAAGAGCCGGATCGTACCAACAAGGCGCACCGTCTTATGGCGGCCAGCCGCAGAACAACCAACCTTACTACCAGCCAAATCAACCACAACACCAACCGAGTCAGCAAAACTATACACGTACCGATGATGATCCGTTTTCGACAGGCGGTCCGATTGAAGTATCAGATGACGACCTGCCGTTCTAA
- the ychF gene encoding redox-regulated ATPase YchF produces MALTAGIVGLPNVGKSTLFNAITKAGAEAANYPFCTIDPNVGIVEVPDERLQKLTELVTPKKTVPTAFEFTDIAGIVEGASKGEGLGNKFLSHIREVDAICQVVRCFADENITHVSGKVDPIADIEIINLELILADMESVDKRLVRVSKMAKQKDKEAMIEEPVLLKLKAAFEEEKPARSVELSEDEYNVVKGMHLLTIKPMLYVANVSEDEIADADNNEYVQAVREFAEKDNAQVIVVCAKIEEEMAELEDDEKAMFLEELGIKESGLDQLIRAAYHLLGLATYFTAGVQEVRAWTFRKGMKAPQCAGIIHTDFERGFIRAETVAYDDLVEAGSMASAKEAGKVRLEGKEYIVKDGDVMLFRFNV; encoded by the coding sequence ATGGCGTTAACAGCTGGGATTGTCGGCCTGCCAAACGTGGGGAAATCGACGTTGTTCAATGCAATTACAAAGGCAGGGGCGGAAGCGGCGAACTATCCGTTCTGTACGATCGATCCGAACGTCGGCATCGTCGAGGTGCCAGACGAACGGTTGCAAAAGTTGACCGAGTTGGTCACTCCGAAAAAGACGGTACCGACCGCGTTCGAATTCACCGATATTGCAGGGATCGTCGAAGGGGCGAGTAAAGGGGAAGGGTTGGGAAATAAATTCCTTTCCCATATCCGGGAAGTGGATGCCATTTGCCAAGTCGTCCGTTGTTTTGCGGATGAAAACATTACACACGTCTCCGGGAAGGTCGATCCAATCGCCGATATCGAAATCATCAACTTGGAATTGATCTTGGCTGATATGGAGAGTGTCGACAAGCGTTTGGTCCGCGTATCGAAGATGGCCAAACAGAAAGACAAAGAGGCCATGATCGAGGAACCGGTTTTATTAAAACTGAAAGCGGCGTTCGAAGAAGAGAAACCGGCGCGTTCGGTGGAATTGTCCGAGGATGAGTACAATGTCGTCAAAGGCATGCACTTGTTGACGATCAAGCCGATGCTCTACGTGGCGAATGTATCGGAAGATGAAATTGCCGACGCGGACAACAATGAATATGTCCAAGCTGTCCGGGAATTTGCGGAGAAAGACAATGCGCAAGTCATCGTAGTGTGCGCGAAGATTGAGGAAGAAATGGCGGAGCTGGAAGACGATGAGAAAGCCATGTTCCTTGAAGAGCTTGGCATCAAGGAGTCAGGATTGGATCAATTGATCAGAGCTGCTTACCATCTTCTCGGGTTGGCCACGTATTTCACAGCGGGCGTGCAAGAAGTCCGGGCTTGGACTTTCCGCAAAGGGATGAAAGCGCCGCAATGTGCGGGCATTATCCATACCGACTTTGAGCGCGGGTTCATCCGGGCAGAAACTGTCGCCTACGACGATCTCGTAGAAGCAGGCTCCATGGCATCTGCCAAAGAAGCGGGGAAAGTTCGCCTCGAAGGTAAAGAATACATCGTCAAAGACGGAGACGTCATGTTGTTCCGCTTTAATGTTTGA
- a CDS encoding ParB/RepB/Spo0J family partition protein — protein MAKGLGRGLNALFPGESMAKGETIEQVHVKSIKVNPYQPRKKFDETAIQELSDSIKEHGILQPIILRKMGTTYQIVVGERRFRAAKLAGLKEVPAVVRELTDTEMMELAILENLQREDLTPIEEAEAYQNLMDNLNLTQEQLAFRLGKSRPHIANHIRLLSLPEKIRNYITDHKLSMGHGRTLLGLRRKEQILPVAERTIEEGLNVRQLEKLVQRLNEDVPRETKQDKKKDIFLVEQETNLREYFGTNVTIKKTKNKGKIEIEFFSEEDLDRILELLNE, from the coding sequence ATGGCTAAAGGGCTTGGAAGAGGATTAAATGCTTTATTCCCCGGCGAGTCTATGGCAAAAGGGGAAACGATTGAACAAGTTCATGTGAAAAGTATCAAAGTAAACCCGTACCAGCCTAGAAAAAAATTCGATGAAACGGCAATACAGGAATTGAGCGACTCCATTAAAGAACACGGTATCCTTCAACCGATCATTTTGCGCAAGATGGGGACGACCTACCAAATAGTAGTCGGAGAGAGACGTTTTCGGGCAGCTAAATTGGCAGGTCTGAAAGAAGTGCCCGCTGTTGTTCGGGAATTGACGGATACTGAAATGATGGAACTGGCAATTCTCGAGAACTTGCAGCGAGAAGACCTTACGCCGATTGAGGAAGCGGAAGCCTATCAAAACTTGATGGATAATTTAAATTTGACACAAGAGCAGCTTGCATTCAGACTCGGAAAAAGCAGGCCTCATATAGCGAATCATATCCGACTTCTGTCGTTACCCGAGAAAATCAGGAACTATATTACTGACCATAAGCTCTCCATGGGACATGGCCGAACATTATTAGGCCTCCGTCGGAAAGAACAAATACTCCCCGTTGCGGAAAGGACAATCGAAGAAGGCCTGAATGTCCGGCAACTTGAGAAACTCGTGCAACGATTAAATGAAGATGTTCCACGTGAAACAAAGCAGGATAAAAAGAAAGATATTTTCCTAGTAGAGCAAGAAACTAATTTAAGAGAGTACTTCGGGACGAATGTTACCATTAAAAAGACGAAGAACAAAGGGAAAATTGAAATTGAATTTTTCTCAGAAGAAGACTTGGACCGGATTCTTGAATTACTAAATGAGTGA
- a CDS encoding DUF951 domain-containing protein, producing the protein MKEFGLHDIVEMKKQHPCGTNAWKIIRMGADIRIKCEGCGHSVMIPRNEFSKKMKKVLVKAEPEA; encoded by the coding sequence ATGAAGGAATTTGGCCTGCACGATATTGTAGAAATGAAAAAACAACATCCGTGCGGAACGAATGCTTGGAAAATCATCCGCATGGGTGCCGATATCCGCATCAAATGCGAAGGCTGCGGACATAGTGTCATGATTCCACGAAACGAATTTTCCAAAAAGATGAAAAAAGTGCTAGTGAAAGCCGAACCAGAGGCTTGA
- a CDS encoding DHH family phosphoesterase, producing MTSFFRIRAIRYPLLALSLLGVLAAVLLFLSNFWFGLLYTVLFAIFIGAAWKAEERTYLETEKHIETLSYRMKKVGEEALLEMPIGIILLNENQVIEWANPFAAKMFNMETLIGEELFSLSDQFEPLVKSETSEHSLLTIGDRSYNIFYKVEEKLIYLFDVTEQVEMESLYDADRTVLGILLVDNYDEVAQTMDDQTRSQLNSLVTSLVNDWATKNGIFVKRIASDRFLAVFNEGTLVVLEKSKFSLLDEIRETTAKQSTSLTLSIGVGTGSDSLIELGELAQSSLDLVLGRGGDQVAIKRSDGKLKFYGGKTNPVEKRTRVRARVISHALRDLIQGSDKVFVMGHRMPDMDAIGASIGVRKMARMNNVEGYIVINFNELDGSVTRLMDEIEGEPELFRQFISPDEALAMMTSKSLVIVVDTHKPSMVIDERIVDKAEKMVVIDHHRRGEEFIKNTMLVYMEPYASSTAELVTELIEYQPKHEKLTMLESTALLAGIIVDTKSFTLRTGSRTFEAASYLRTNGADTILVQRLLKEDIDTYVKRAKLIETVDLDDDGIAIATGADGVAYGSVLIAQTADILLTMQGVTASFVIAPRADGKIGISARSLGEFNVQLIMEELGGGGHLTNAACQLEVDSVEEAEEMLRAVIQNHTERGN from the coding sequence ATGACATCTTTTTTTAGAATAAGAGCAATCCGGTATCCATTACTAGCCCTTTCTCTTCTTGGTGTCTTGGCGGCCGTGTTGCTGTTCTTGTCCAATTTCTGGTTCGGTCTTTTGTACACCGTCCTGTTCGCCATCTTCATCGGGGCTGCATGGAAAGCGGAAGAGCGCACCTACCTCGAAACGGAAAAACATATCGAAACCCTGTCGTACCGCATGAAAAAGGTCGGCGAAGAAGCATTGTTGGAAATGCCGATTGGAATCATTTTGTTGAATGAAAACCAGGTGATCGAATGGGCCAACCCTTTTGCCGCCAAGATGTTCAACATGGAAACGTTGATCGGCGAAGAATTGTTCAGCTTATCCGACCAATTCGAGCCTTTGGTGAAAAGTGAAACATCCGAGCATTCCCTGCTGACGATTGGAGATCGCTCGTATAATATTTTTTATAAAGTGGAAGAAAAACTTATTTATTTATTTGACGTCACAGAACAAGTAGAGATGGAATCGTTGTATGACGCGGATCGGACCGTGCTCGGCATTCTACTCGTCGATAACTACGACGAGGTTGCCCAGACAATGGACGACCAAACGCGAAGTCAGCTCAACTCTCTTGTTACCTCGTTGGTCAATGATTGGGCAACGAAGAATGGAATCTTCGTGAAACGAATCGCCTCCGACCGGTTTCTCGCCGTTTTCAATGAAGGGACCTTGGTGGTGCTGGAGAAATCGAAGTTCTCCCTTTTGGATGAAATCCGGGAAACGACAGCGAAACAGAGCACTTCCCTGACGCTCAGTATCGGGGTTGGAACAGGATCGGACTCCCTCATTGAGCTGGGAGAACTGGCGCAATCCAGTTTGGACTTGGTGTTAGGCCGGGGCGGCGATCAAGTCGCCATCAAACGGTCCGACGGCAAGTTGAAGTTTTACGGTGGGAAAACGAATCCGGTGGAAAAACGGACGCGTGTCCGGGCACGCGTCATCTCCCATGCGTTGCGCGATCTAATCCAAGGGAGCGACAAAGTGTTTGTCATGGGGCATCGCATGCCGGATATGGACGCGATTGGCGCATCCATCGGTGTCAGGAAGATGGCTCGCATGAATAATGTAGAAGGATATATCGTCATCAATTTCAATGAGCTGGATGGTAGTGTCACGCGGTTGATGGATGAAATCGAGGGCGAGCCGGAGCTTTTCCGGCAATTCATCAGCCCGGATGAGGCATTGGCGATGATGACGAGTAAATCGCTCGTCATTGTAGTCGATACCCATAAACCGAGCATGGTCATTGATGAACGGATTGTGGACAAGGCCGAGAAAATGGTCGTCATCGATCATCATCGACGCGGTGAGGAATTCATCAAAAACACGATGCTTGTCTATATGGAGCCATATGCCTCGTCAACTGCCGAACTCGTTACGGAATTGATCGAATATCAACCAAAACATGAGAAGCTGACAATGCTCGAATCAACCGCATTGCTAGCCGGTATCATTGTTGATACGAAGAGTTTTACGCTCCGTACAGGTTCGAGGACGTTTGAAGCGGCCTCTTATCTTCGGACGAACGGGGCGGATACAATTCTCGTTCAGCGCCTGTTGAAAGAGGACATCGACACGTATGTCAAACGGGCAAAATTGATTGAGACCGTCGATTTAGACGACGATGGTATTGCCATTGCCACCGGGGCGGATGGGGTTGCCTACGGTTCGGTCTTGATTGCACAAACGGCCGATATCTTGCTGACGATGCAAGGCGTGACGGCATCGTTTGTCATTGCACCGCGTGCCGACGGAAAGATTGGTATCAGTGCCCGGTCTTTAGGTGAATTCAATGTCCAGTTGATCATGGAAGAGCTGGGCGGCGGTGGGCATCTGACCAATGCGGCCTGTCAATTGGAAGTCGATTCAGTAGAAGAGGCCGAAGAAATGTTAAGAGCAGTCATTCAAAATCATACGGAGAGGGGAAATTGA
- a CDS encoding YybS family protein gives MPDNARKITYGAMMIALFAILLAVSLYVPFIGNVTMLFIPLPILLYRLTYDRASSLLVTFAGVLLSMLVGGLFLIPLAFILGLLGFVIGETVKLGKSKLYIFMATALSLLITTILMYVGAVFLFQFNFVDELFRILREMQDQMTETMRTFGGLPEGYEQMMESTFTMYENTIPAIFILGIFSVAFILVSLNLAVARRLRHEVPKFPPFRNMKLPFITAVVYGILILITLFVKMEPGSDLYLMTMNATIILRVLFLLQGISLIHYYMHTMKVPKAVTGLLTVLALLLSPMTTFLGIVDTGVNIRAWIGRDKTK, from the coding sequence ATGCCAGATAATGCAAGAAAGATCACATATGGAGCGATGATGATTGCACTCTTTGCCATCTTGCTTGCGGTCTCTCTCTATGTGCCCTTTATCGGAAATGTGACGATGCTCTTCATCCCATTGCCGATCCTGTTATACCGGCTCACCTATGACCGGGCATCGTCCCTGCTCGTTACGTTTGCAGGCGTGCTGTTGTCAATGTTGGTCGGGGGGCTCTTCCTGATTCCGCTCGCTTTTATCCTCGGCCTGCTCGGTTTTGTAATTGGAGAAACCGTCAAGTTGGGAAAATCGAAATTGTATATCTTCATGGCAACTGCTTTGTCTTTACTCATTACTACTATCCTTATGTATGTAGGGGCCGTTTTCTTATTCCAATTCAACTTTGTGGATGAACTGTTCCGCATCCTACGCGAAATGCAAGACCAAATGACGGAAACAATGAGGACGTTTGGCGGACTGCCGGAGGGCTACGAGCAGATGATGGAATCGACGTTCACCATGTACGAGAACACCATCCCGGCCATTTTCATCTTGGGGATCTTTTCAGTCGCATTTATCCTTGTCTCCTTGAATCTGGCGGTGGCTCGGCGTCTGCGGCATGAAGTCCCGAAATTTCCGCCATTCCGGAATATGAAACTTCCCTTCATTACTGCGGTCGTTTATGGAATACTAATCCTGATCACCCTTTTTGTCAAAATGGAGCCGGGTTCCGACCTCTATTTGATGACGATGAATGCGACCATCATCTTGCGGGTCCTATTCTTGTTGCAAGGGATTTCGTTGATCCATTACTATATGCACACGATGAAGGTCCCGAAGGCCGTGACCGGGCTGCTGACGGTCCTAGCGCTATTGCTAAGCCCGATGACGACATTCCTTGGAATTGTGGACACGGGCGTGAATATTCGTGCCTGGATCGGAAGAGACAAGACAAAGTAA
- a CDS encoding mechanosensitive ion channel family protein — MTSLRIFLIVLLAVLVVRVGNVFINRIFKLKWKGPLRHSERREITLLRLLQNTLSYIVYFSAILAILSYFMDIRGLLAGAGVLGLAVGFGAQSLVKDVITGFFILFEDQFSVGDYVKIGSAEGTVEEIGLRTTKVKSPTGEVSIIPNGGITQVVNYSLENSLAIVDVHIPFEAGIDKTESLMESFLANLPSGHEEFITAPKLIGAQEFTDTDMTVRIIAETQPMKHYDCARVIAVGLKKYLDSEGIQIPYPTLITKSFTSS, encoded by the coding sequence ATGACATCTCTGCGAATTTTCCTCATTGTCTTGTTAGCGGTGCTAGTCGTCAGAGTGGGAAATGTGTTTATCAATCGTATTTTCAAGTTGAAATGGAAAGGTCCGCTCCGTCATTCGGAACGAAGAGAAATCACGCTTCTCCGACTGCTGCAGAACACGCTGTCTTATATCGTTTACTTTTCCGCTATCTTGGCAATCCTGTCCTACTTCATGGATATAAGAGGGCTTCTCGCTGGGGCCGGGGTGCTTGGGCTTGCAGTCGGATTCGGGGCACAAAGTTTAGTGAAAGACGTCATTACCGGCTTTTTCATCCTTTTCGAGGATCAGTTTTCCGTCGGGGATTATGTGAAGATTGGATCGGCAGAAGGAACGGTTGAGGAAATTGGATTGCGGACGACGAAGGTCAAGTCGCCGACGGGGGAAGTGTCCATCATTCCGAACGGCGGCATTACCCAAGTGGTCAATTATTCATTGGAGAACTCATTGGCCATTGTCGATGTGCATATTCCTTTTGAGGCCGGCATCGACAAGACGGAAAGCTTGATGGAGAGCTTTTTGGCCAATTTGCCGAGCGGACATGAAGAGTTCATCACGGCGCCCAAGCTGATCGGTGCCCAGGAATTCACCGATACCGATATGACAGTCCGCATTATTGCGGAGACGCAACCGATGAAGCACTATGATTGTGCGCGCGTGATTGCAGTTGGCTTGAAGAAATATTTGGATTCGGAAGGGATTCAAATCCCTTACCCGACACTCATCACGAAATCATTTACCAGTTCATAG
- the yyaC gene encoding spore protease YyaC: MHAMIASSHDYRIHYKETGVVWKLSSLFLQHIPFTSKEIVFFCIGTDRSTGDSLGPLTGLHLSESPLFPFPVIGTLENPLHALNLQQHLDACREANPDAFIVAIDACLGKGSSIGQLLFHSGPIQPGKAVGKELPPVGDVSIKGIVNIGGFMEHAVLQSTRLHLPYEMSRVIARALQLAYNRNA; this comes from the coding sequence ATGCATGCTATGATTGCTTCATCTCATGATTACCGGATCCATTACAAGGAAACAGGAGTCGTCTGGAAATTAAGTTCTTTGTTTCTTCAGCATATCCCGTTTACCTCCAAGGAAATCGTGTTTTTCTGTATTGGAACCGATCGTTCGACAGGCGATTCTCTCGGTCCATTGACAGGTTTGCATCTTTCGGAAAGTCCACTTTTCCCTTTTCCCGTAATCGGAACATTGGAAAACCCCTTGCATGCCCTTAATTTGCAACAGCATTTGGATGCTTGCAGGGAAGCCAATCCGGATGCCTTCATTGTCGCCATTGATGCTTGCCTTGGGAAAGGCAGTTCTATCGGACAATTGCTTTTCCATAGCGGTCCCATCCAACCCGGAAAAGCGGTAGGAAAGGAGTTGCCTCCCGTCGGAGATGTCTCCATCAAAGGGATTGTAAATATCGGCGGATTTATGGAGCATGCGGTCTTGCAAAGCACCCGCCTTCACTTGCCTTATGAAATGAGCCGGGTCATTGCTCGCGCCCTACAACTCGCTTACAATCGCAATGCTTGA
- a CDS encoding ParA family protein: protein MGKIIAIANQKGGVGKTTTSVNLSACLAHIGKKVLLIDTDPQGNATSGVGVNKGDVHHCIYDILIDDVDIKEVIHPTKVENLDVIPATISLAGAEIELVSTISREVRLKHAIQEAKSMYDYILIDCPPSLGLLTINALTASDSIIIPVQCEYYALEGLSQLLSTIRLVQKHLNEHLMIEGVLLTMFDARTNLGIQVIEEVKKYFQDKVYRTIIPRNVRLSEAPSHGEPIIMYDARSRGAEVYLELAKEVVQNG from the coding sequence GTGGGCAAAATAATAGCAATCGCCAACCAAAAAGGGGGAGTCGGAAAAACGACGACATCCGTGAATTTAAGTGCTTGCCTTGCCCATATCGGCAAAAAAGTTCTTTTAATTGATACCGATCCACAGGGGAATGCCACCAGCGGGGTAGGCGTCAATAAAGGCGATGTGCATCACTGTATTTACGATATTTTAATTGATGACGTTGATATTAAGGAAGTAATTCATCCGACCAAAGTAGAAAATTTGGACGTCATTCCCGCTACAATTTCATTGGCAGGGGCTGAAATTGAACTGGTTTCCACGATTTCAAGAGAAGTCCGATTGAAGCATGCAATCCAGGAAGCTAAATCGATGTATGACTATATCTTGATTGACTGTCCTCCCTCCCTCGGTTTATTGACAATCAATGCTTTGACGGCTTCGGACTCCATTATCATTCCGGTCCAATGTGAATATTATGCCTTGGAAGGGCTTAGTCAACTATTAAGTACAATTCGCCTCGTACAAAAGCATTTAAATGAACATCTCATGATTGAAGGCGTATTACTCACCATGTTCGATGCCAGAACGAATTTAGGAATCCAAGTCATTGAGGAAGTAAAGAAGTATTTCCAAGACAAAGTTTATCGGACAATCATTCCAAGGAATGTACGGCTAAGTGAGGCACCGAGTCATGGCGAGCCGATTATTATGTATGATGCACGTTCTCGAGGAGCAGAAGTTTATTTAGAGTTGGCAAAGGAAGTGGTACAAAATGGCTAA
- the rpsF gene encoding 30S ribosomal protein S6, with translation MRTYEIMYIIRPTVEDEAKKALIDRYDEILTSNGAEIIESKEWGKRRLAYEIDDLHEGFYQLVKVNAGTEAIDEFTRLANINEDILRHMAVRLEK, from the coding sequence ATGAGAACGTACGAAATCATGTACATTATCCGCCCAACGGTAGAAGATGAGGCGAAAAAAGCATTGATCGACCGTTATGATGAAATCCTTACTTCGAATGGAGCGGAAATCATCGAGTCGAAAGAGTGGGGCAAGCGCCGTCTTGCATATGAAATCGACGACTTGCATGAAGGTTTCTACCAACTTGTAAAAGTGAACGCAGGAACTGAAGCAATCGATGAGTTTACACGTCTAGCGAACATCAACGAAGATATCCTTCGTCATATGGCTGTTCGCCTTGAGAAATAA
- a CDS encoding DUF3267 domain-containing protein has protein sequence MDEQNSPDHIVELDLPKVAKFSMLLTGVSLVLLFVTKILIDKGFSIEITLWNTLLFIVGYVVLIVLHEGFHLLGFRIFGNVPWKRMVVGVNWKMGVAYATTDQLMTNRAIRKALLLPFWTTGVVPAIAGLAMSNGLLLGLAAFLIGGAAGDFAMYRELRKLPDEWLVKDDPQMPKLYLFRPEQRKVQE, from the coding sequence ATGGATGAACAAAACAGTCCGGATCATATTGTGGAACTAGATCTGCCAAAAGTGGCGAAGTTCAGTATGCTGCTGACAGGAGTGTCCCTAGTTCTTTTATTCGTGACGAAAATATTGATCGATAAAGGCTTTTCAATCGAGATCACGCTCTGGAATACACTGTTATTTATCGTCGGTTATGTAGTATTGATCGTATTGCATGAAGGATTCCATTTGCTTGGATTCCGCATTTTTGGCAACGTGCCCTGGAAGCGGATGGTGGTCGGGGTCAATTGGAAGATGGGGGTCGCCTATGCCACTACCGACCAGTTGATGACGAACCGGGCCATCCGAAAAGCATTGCTCCTGCCATTCTGGACAACGGGAGTGGTGCCGGCCATTGCCGGGCTCGCCATGAGCAACGGCCTTCTGTTGGGGCTCGCCGCTTTCCTGATCGGCGGGGCGGCGGGGGACTTTGCCATGTACCGGGAACTGCGGAAGTTGCCGGATGAGTGGCTTGTGAAAGATGATCCCCAAATGCCTAAGCTGTATTTATTCAGACCTGAGCAAAGGAAAGTACAGGAGTGA